From the genome of Clostridia bacterium, one region includes:
- a CDS encoding DUF3006 domain-containing protein, producing the protein MRMIIDRFEGPLAILEYEGKIYHLPRNLLPGGAREGDVIVLEARLDEEETRRRRARITQLMDELFED; encoded by the coding sequence ATGAGAATGATTATTGACCGGTTTGAAGGACCGTTAGCAATATTGGAATATGAAGGAAAAATATACCATCTCCCCAGAAACCTTTTGCCGGGAGGCGCCCGGGAGGGAGATGTGATTGTCTTGGAAGCCAGGCTGGATGAGGAAGAGACCCGGCGGCGGCGAGCTAGAATCACTCAATTGATGGATGAATTGTTCGAAGACTAA
- a CDS encoding 2-hydroxyglutaryl-CoA dehydratase, with amino-acid sequence MLNEQGELFCHVRPTGWSPREAAREGMRALLEQTGYAESQVKKTVATGYGRIALNFADKAITEITCHGRGASFLVPEADIVIDIGGQDSKALKISPEGRVLDFLMNDKCAAGTGRFLQVMALALGVEVSELADLAKDKEPVSISNMCTVFAETEVIGLLAQGVDKGAIVAGLHQSIAKRIGAMVSRLGGPERKTVFTGGVALNSGVQASIAEVLGVPVIVHRHSQEAGAIGAALLAREML; translated from the coding sequence ATGCTCAACGAGCAGGGGGAGCTTTTTTGCCATGTCCGTCCCACCGGCTGGAGTCCCAGGGAAGCCGCCAGGGAGGGAATGCGGGCTCTCCTGGAACAAACCGGGTATGCCGAAAGCCAGGTCAAGAAAACAGTAGCAACCGGCTACGGCCGGATCGCTTTGAATTTTGCCGACAAAGCCATTACGGAGATCACCTGCCACGGGCGAGGTGCGTCCTTCCTGGTGCCGGAGGCAGATATTGTCATAGATATCGGGGGTCAGGACAGCAAGGCCCTGAAAATCAGTCCGGAAGGTAGGGTCTTGGATTTCCTGATGAATGACAAGTGTGCCGCCGGGACCGGCCGTTTCCTGCAGGTGATGGCATTAGCCCTGGGGGTGGAAGTGAGCGAACTGGCGGACCTGGCGAAGGATAAGGAGCCGGTGAGCATCAGCAACATGTGTACCGTTTTTGCCGAAACGGAGGTCATTGGGCTGTTGGCCCAGGGAGTGGACAAAGGTGCCATTGTGGCTGGCCTGCACCAGTCCATTGCCAAGCGCATTGGCGCCATGGTGAGCCGGTTGGGCGGGCCGGAGCGAAAAACGGTTTTTACGGGGGGTGTGGCGCTCAATTCGGGGGTACAAGCGAGTATCGCTGAGGTCTTAGGCGTACCGGTGATTGTGCACCGGCACAGCCAAGAGGCCGGTGCCATTGGGGCTGCTTTGCTGGCCCGGGAGATGCTCTAA
- a CDS encoding 2-hydroxyacyl-CoA dehydratase yields the protein MGQNILEQFDSIREQNMITLKEAKEAGTKVVGFYCTYGPQELAVAAGAICVGLCGTKEDPIPAAEKELPRNLCPLIKSSYGFAVSGTCPFFHFSDLVIGETTCDGKKKMFELMAKIKPVHVMQLPQTQEGEAALNLMYEEMKRVKQVMEEHLGVTITDEALGEAIKMLNEERRTLKEFFDLNKAKPAVITGLDLLKVSWQIGFHANRKERTTLIRRLIDDLKAKAAQGYHVGDEKTPRILLTGTPTGLGSEKVIRIVEECGGLVVSIENCTGYKTLSYNIDESDDRDKLLLLAERYLKIPCSVMTPNHGRIALLEEMIQEFQVDGVIDLTWQACHTYNIEAHTVEQLVKEKLGKPYLHLETDYSQSDVETLRVRINAFLEMLQ from the coding sequence ATGGGACAAAATATCCTGGAGCAATTTGACAGCATCAGAGAGCAAAACATGATCACCTTGAAGGAAGCCAAAGAAGCCGGCACCAAGGTTGTAGGTTTTTATTGTACCTACGGACCGCAAGAGCTGGCCGTCGCCGCAGGCGCCATCTGCGTCGGTCTCTGCGGCACCAAGGAAGACCCGATCCCGGCGGCGGAGAAGGAACTGCCGCGTAACTTGTGCCCGTTAATTAAATCTTCTTATGGGTTTGCCGTTTCCGGCACCTGTCCCTTTTTCCATTTCTCGGACCTGGTCATCGGGGAGACCACCTGTGACGGCAAGAAAAAGATGTTCGAACTGATGGCCAAGATCAAGCCCGTGCACGTAATGCAGCTGCCCCAAACTCAAGAAGGGGAAGCCGCACTAAACTTGATGTATGAAGAAATGAAGAGAGTCAAGCAGGTCATGGAAGAACACCTGGGGGTCACCATTACCGACGAAGCCCTGGGCGAGGCCATCAAAATGCTCAACGAGGAACGGCGGACTTTAAAAGAGTTTTTTGACCTGAACAAAGCCAAGCCGGCGGTGATTACCGGGCTGGACCTTTTGAAAGTCAGCTGGCAGATCGGCTTCCATGCCAACCGGAAGGAGAGGACTACCTTAATCCGCCGGTTAATTGATGACCTCAAGGCCAAAGCCGCCCAGGGGTATCATGTGGGCGATGAAAAAACCCCGCGGATTCTTTTAACCGGTACCCCCACCGGGTTGGGCAGTGAAAAAGTGATCCGGATTGTGGAAGAATGCGGCGGCCTGGTAGTGTCCATCGAAAACTGCACCGGCTACAAGACCTTGAGCTACAATATCGATGAAAGTGATGACCGGGATAAACTGCTGCTCTTAGCCGAGCGGTACCTGAAGATCCCGTGCTCCGTGATGACGCCCAATCACGGCCGGATAGCCCTCTTGGAAGAAATGATTCAGGAATTCCAAGTGGACGGCGTTATCGATCTGACCTGGCAAGCTTGCCACACCTACAACATTGAGGCCCATACCGTGGAGCAACTGGTGAAAGAAAAACTGGGCAAACCCTATCTCCACCTGGAAACCGATTATTCCCAGTCCGACGTGGAAACCCTCCGGGTGCGGATCAACGCCTTCCTGGAAATGCTCCAGTAA
- a CDS encoding DUF3794 domain-containing protein: MTELMHESKRPVTIVSPVEVGIGESQVLVVTEIPLRPSARRILEIFREVEVTNCKAVKNKVIINGELRKTILYLTGGSGSGGGSGRPPGNAVGSGHAGGHCHVNTCDVKAACVTAPFAMFIEVPGSQEGDMCIIEKAKVEGSKEEELQVASDGAFGALLEKTVILVQAKVARQKQIPVRPEWP, translated from the coding sequence GTGACGGAATTAATGCATGAATCCAAAAGGCCTGTCACTATTGTCAGCCCGGTCGAAGTAGGCATCGGCGAGTCGCAAGTCCTAGTCGTGACCGAGATCCCCTTAAGGCCTTCCGCAAGAAGAATTCTGGAGATTTTCCGGGAGGTAGAAGTAACCAACTGCAAGGCGGTTAAGAACAAAGTGATCATCAACGGGGAACTGCGCAAAACCATTCTGTACTTAACGGGAGGCTCCGGTTCCGGTGGAGGCTCCGGCAGACCGCCCGGTAATGCCGTGGGCTCGGGCCATGCCGGGGGTCATTGCCACGTCAACACCTGCGATGTCAAGGCCGCCTGCGTGACTGCACCTTTTGCCATGTTCATCGAAGTGCCGGGCTCTCAGGAAGGGGACATGTGCATTATCGAGAAGGCCAAGGTGGAAGGTTCCAAGGAAGAGGAACTGCAAGTGGCGAGCGATGGTGCCTTCGGCGCCCTGCTGGAAAAAACGGTCATCCTGGTACAGGCAAAAGTAGCAAGGCAAAAACAAATCCCGGTGCGACCGGAGTGGCCCTAA
- a CDS encoding (Fe-S)-binding protein: protein MFHELPPIKDQLKKCVRCGQCRSVCPVFREIGTENAAPRGHVFMAGMLRDGELAPSAAILAKFNQCLLCEACTRDCPSGIAVHEIVAACRAYLGRYQPSIKTWLFKRLWTGPSNLNKIHKGARFFQQSGLRSLARITGLARAVAGELAHGDTVLGDIPSRTALDSLPRQEIAEPRTYRVGYFLGCATNLFGAATAKALIKVLNYHGCEVVVPKGLHCCGLPQYANSLPEQAKAMARANLRVFAGLPVDYIVTDCASCSSTLKSGLYREWDDPDLEKTARYWQSRIYDINAFLVQKLELLPPKIEGAPLKVTYHDPCHLARAQKIKQEPRRVLQSIPGLQLVEMEVQDQCCGGAGTFSVFQHELSMKILDRKMDLIKQTKADICATSCPACAMQLRHGLARAGLPGKVVHPVELLSQAYGPA from the coding sequence GTGTTTCATGAGCTTCCCCCCATCAAGGATCAATTAAAAAAATGCGTACGCTGCGGCCAATGCCGTTCCGTGTGCCCGGTGTTCCGGGAAATAGGCACGGAGAACGCCGCCCCGCGGGGCCATGTCTTCATGGCAGGCATGCTGCGGGACGGGGAGCTGGCGCCATCCGCCGCCATCCTGGCGAAATTCAATCAATGCCTGCTCTGCGAAGCCTGTACCCGCGACTGCCCGTCGGGCATTGCGGTCCATGAAATCGTAGCCGCCTGCCGGGCCTATTTAGGCCGGTACCAGCCGTCCATCAAGACCTGGCTGTTCAAGCGCCTCTGGACAGGGCCCTCTAACCTGAACAAAATCCACAAAGGGGCTCGCTTCTTCCAGCAGTCGGGCTTAAGAAGCCTCGCTCGCATTACCGGTTTGGCCCGGGCCGTGGCCGGGGAGCTGGCTCACGGGGATACCGTCCTGGGTGATATTCCCAGCCGGACAGCGCTAGACTCCCTGCCCCGGCAGGAGATCGCCGAACCCCGTACCTACCGGGTAGGTTATTTCCTGGGCTGCGCCACCAACCTCTTCGGTGCCGCTACTGCCAAGGCTTTAATCAAAGTATTGAATTACCACGGCTGTGAAGTTGTTGTTCCCAAGGGACTGCATTGCTGCGGCTTGCCCCAGTACGCCAACAGCCTGCCGGAGCAAGCCAAGGCCATGGCTAGAGCCAACTTGCGGGTATTTGCCGGCCTGCCGGTGGATTATATCGTCACCGACTGTGCCTCCTGCAGCTCCACCTTGAAGAGCGGCCTCTACCGGGAGTGGGATGACCCGGACTTGGAGAAAACGGCGCGGTACTGGCAAAGCAGGATCTATGACATCAATGCTTTCTTAGTGCAAAAGCTGGAACTGCTGCCTCCCAAAATTGAAGGGGCACCCCTTAAGGTTACCTATCATGATCCCTGTCACCTGGCACGGGCCCAGAAAATCAAGCAGGAACCCCGCCGGGTTTTGCAGTCCATTCCCGGCCTCCAACTGGTGGAAATGGAGGTGCAGGACCAGTGCTGCGGCGGCGCCGGCACTTTCAGCGTTTTTCAGCATGAGTTATCCATGAAAATACTGGATCGGAAAATGGATTTAATCAAACAGACTAAAGCTGACATCTGTGCCACCTCCTGCCCCGCCTGCGCCATGCAATTAAGGCACGGTCTGGCCCGGGCCGGCCTGCCCGGCAAAGTAGTCCACCCGGTGGAGCTGTTAAGCCAGGCTTACGGGCCGGCCTGA
- a CDS encoding FAD-binding protein: protein MLVDRKRLGQDMMNMLGPEKVLTEDLDLLYYSYDSSFHARNHRFMPDVVVTPRSTEEVSRVMAYAYTHGIPVTPRGAGTGETCGAVPVQGGIVMDLSTWKTIEEVDTANMQVIVRPGVVHSELNKELGKHGLFFPPDPGSTRMCTIGGMIANNSSGLRAVKYGTTEQYVLGLEVVLPDGRIITTGGLKSRAVKNVSGLNLTKLFVGSEGTLGVITKARLRVWPKPKARGILMAVFPKLEDAPAAVLEVYQDGILPSGIEILDESAIRAVNMYKPEINLPNAQAILLFEVDGNPASVEYEGNRIAEIVKSRASQVEWSTEPKRMAELWEGRGVVATAAARVRPDGSRVFAGEDISVPLNKVAETLRAIRSLGDQYGVQVVNYGHIGDGNVHTAPVIDPENPAEVEKANRLADAIHRLAIELGGTTTGEHGVGHVRAQYAPLEHGEAVQVMARIKQALDPKGIMNPQKVFLMQGGLDSVS from the coding sequence ATGCTTGTGGACCGTAAGCGATTAGGACAAGACATGATGAACATGTTGGGACCGGAAAAAGTATTAACTGAAGATTTGGATCTTTTGTACTATTCTTACGACAGCTCCTTTCACGCCCGCAATCACCGGTTTATGCCGGACGTGGTAGTAACCCCTCGCTCCACGGAAGAGGTATCCCGGGTCATGGCTTACGCCTACACCCACGGAATACCGGTTACCCCGCGGGGAGCCGGTACCGGCGAAACCTGCGGCGCGGTACCGGTCCAAGGCGGGATCGTCATGGACCTATCCACTTGGAAAACCATCGAGGAAGTCGATACGGCTAACATGCAGGTCATCGTACGCCCGGGGGTAGTGCATAGCGAATTGAACAAGGAATTGGGAAAGCACGGCCTCTTCTTCCCGCCGGATCCCGGCAGTACCAGGATGTGCACCATCGGCGGCATGATTGCCAACAACTCCAGCGGCTTAAGGGCCGTCAAATACGGCACTACGGAGCAATATGTTTTAGGACTGGAAGTGGTGCTCCCCGACGGGCGGATCATTACCACCGGGGGATTGAAGTCCCGGGCGGTGAAAAATGTGTCCGGCCTCAATCTCACCAAGCTGTTCGTCGGCTCGGAAGGTACTCTGGGTGTCATCACCAAGGCCAGGTTGAGAGTCTGGCCCAAGCCGAAAGCCAGGGGCATTCTCATGGCCGTTTTCCCCAAGCTGGAGGATGCACCGGCGGCAGTGTTGGAAGTATACCAGGACGGCATCCTTCCTTCCGGCATTGAAATTCTTGATGAATCCGCCATCCGGGCGGTCAACATGTACAAACCGGAAATCAACCTGCCCAACGCCCAGGCCATCTTGCTGTTTGAAGTGGACGGCAACCCGGCCAGCGTGGAATACGAAGGGAACCGCATCGCCGAAATCGTGAAATCCCGGGCCTCCCAAGTTGAGTGGTCCACGGAACCGAAAAGAATGGCGGAGCTCTGGGAAGGCCGGGGCGTGGTGGCTACCGCCGCCGCCCGGGTCAGGCCCGACGGCAGCCGGGTCTTCGCCGGGGAAGACATCAGTGTTCCCTTGAACAAGGTTGCGGAAACCCTGAGAGCCATCCGCTCTCTAGGGGATCAATATGGGGTGCAGGTAGTCAACTACGGGCATATCGGAGACGGCAACGTGCATACCGCACCGGTCATCGACCCGGAAAACCCGGCGGAGGTGGAGAAAGCCAACCGGTTGGCGGACGCCATTCACCGCCTGGCTATTGAACTGGGCGGCACCACCACCGGGGAACACGGTGTCGGGCATGTGCGGGCTCAATATGCGCCCCTGGAACACGGGGAAGCGGTCCAGGTGATGGCCCGGATTAAACAGGCTTTAGACCCGAAAGGCATCATGAACCCGCAAAAAGTGTTCCTCATGCAGGGGGGTCTGGACAGTGTTTCATGA
- a CDS encoding molybdopterin-dependent oxidoreductase, giving the protein MKDPVRIVPTTCVHNCGGLCLLYAHVEDGVITRITSDERAARDPAVPPLKACLKGRAQRNRVYHPDRLKYPMQRVGKRGEGKFARISWDKALDIIAAELQRIKEHYGNESIYVMYGTGVYGQISQAWLTPEFGGALPRFLNMFGGFLSYYNTYSSACYTTAAYYTFGETAGNSPDDLVNARLIVLFADNPAETAMGGANRYYYLRKAREAGARIIVVDPRYSDTAAAVADEWIPIRPTTDNALLDALAYVILQEGLHDREFLDKYCLGFDEEHMPPGVPPGNSYQSYILGLGEDQTPKTPEWAARITGVPVETITRLARQIGTMKPCCLLQGLGWQRHAYGEQPARALPVLAAMTGNIGIPGGGPGLRTGGHTVTMGWMPAGENPVKAAIPCFMWPDAILRGQEMTAADGVRGVAKLSTNIKMIWNYGSNTLINQHADINGTAAILADDSKCEFILVHDVFLTPSARFADILLPDVTHFEREDIVTFSGGTAYAIYHQKAIEPLYECRSVYQVCSALAERLGFGRQYTEGKTEQDWLRECVAVARRTHPDFPTFEEFRRQGIYRLVPEKPRIAFAAQVRDPERHPFPTPSGKIEIFSPRLWAMNNPREIPAIPKYIPAWEGPEDSLRGKYSLQLIGHHDKRQVHSTFDQVPWLQETARQELWMNPADAAKRGIRDGDLVRVFNDRGEVILPVKVTPRIMPQVVSMPQGAWWTPDAHGVDRGGCINVLTKYRPTPLARGNPQHTNLVEVAKAGGQEAGR; this is encoded by the coding sequence ATGAAAGATCCGGTGCGGATTGTGCCAACTACTTGTGTGCATAACTGCGGGGGCCTGTGTCTCCTATACGCTCATGTGGAGGACGGGGTGATAACCCGCATTACTTCCGATGAAAGGGCGGCACGGGACCCGGCGGTGCCGCCGCTTAAGGCCTGTCTCAAAGGACGGGCCCAGCGAAACAGGGTTTATCATCCCGACCGGCTCAAGTATCCCATGCAGCGGGTGGGCAAGCGGGGGGAAGGGAAATTCGCCAGGATATCCTGGGATAAAGCGTTGGACATTATTGCGGCTGAACTGCAGCGCATCAAAGAGCACTACGGCAATGAATCCATCTATGTCATGTACGGTACCGGTGTTTACGGCCAGATCAGCCAGGCCTGGCTCACGCCTGAGTTTGGCGGCGCCTTGCCTCGTTTCCTGAATATGTTCGGCGGCTTCCTGAGTTATTACAATACTTACAGTTCCGCCTGCTACACCACGGCCGCCTATTATACCTTTGGGGAGACAGCCGGGAACAGCCCCGATGACCTGGTCAACGCCAGGCTTATTGTCCTCTTTGCGGATAACCCGGCCGAAACCGCCATGGGCGGCGCCAACAGGTATTATTACCTGAGGAAGGCCAGGGAAGCCGGGGCCAGGATCATTGTGGTGGATCCCAGGTACAGCGACACGGCGGCCGCCGTGGCTGACGAGTGGATTCCCATCCGGCCCACCACCGACAATGCTTTGCTGGATGCTTTGGCTTATGTGATCCTGCAGGAAGGGCTCCATGACCGGGAGTTTTTGGACAAGTACTGCCTCGGTTTTGACGAGGAGCACATGCCGCCGGGTGTCCCGCCGGGGAATTCCTATCAGAGCTACATTTTAGGTCTGGGTGAGGATCAAACCCCCAAAACCCCGGAGTGGGCTGCCCGGATTACCGGGGTGCCGGTGGAGACCATTACGCGCCTGGCGCGGCAAATCGGCACCATGAAACCCTGCTGCTTGCTGCAAGGACTGGGCTGGCAGCGCCACGCTTATGGGGAGCAGCCTGCCAGGGCCTTGCCGGTACTGGCCGCCATGACCGGCAACATCGGTATTCCCGGCGGGGGACCGGGATTAAGGACCGGGGGCCATACGGTGACCATGGGATGGATGCCGGCGGGGGAAAACCCGGTAAAAGCGGCCATTCCCTGTTTCATGTGGCCTGATGCCATCCTAAGGGGACAGGAAATGACGGCGGCGGACGGCGTCAGAGGTGTGGCCAAACTATCCACCAATATCAAAATGATTTGGAACTACGGGAGCAATACGTTAATCAACCAGCATGCGGATATCAACGGGACGGCGGCGATCCTGGCCGATGACAGCAAATGTGAATTCATCCTGGTGCACGATGTTTTTCTCACCCCCAGCGCCCGTTTTGCCGATATCCTGCTGCCGGATGTGACTCATTTTGAAAGGGAGGATATTGTCACTTTCTCCGGCGGGACCGCTTACGCCATCTATCACCAGAAGGCTATCGAGCCCCTGTACGAGTGCCGCAGCGTCTACCAGGTGTGCAGTGCTTTGGCGGAACGCCTGGGTTTCGGCCGGCAGTATACGGAAGGCAAGACGGAGCAGGATTGGCTGCGGGAATGTGTGGCCGTGGCGAGACGGACCCACCCTGATTTCCCCACCTTTGAAGAGTTCCGGCGGCAGGGGATTTACCGGCTCGTGCCGGAAAAGCCACGCATTGCCTTTGCAGCGCAGGTTAGAGACCCGGAGCGCCATCCTTTTCCTACACCCTCCGGCAAAATCGAGATTTTCTCCCCCCGCTTGTGGGCCATGAACAACCCGCGGGAAATCCCGGCTATTCCCAAATACATTCCTGCCTGGGAAGGGCCGGAGGACTCCTTGCGAGGGAAATATTCCCTGCAGCTGATCGGGCACCATGATAAGCGGCAGGTCCATTCCACTTTTGACCAGGTGCCCTGGCTGCAAGAGACGGCCCGGCAGGAGCTGTGGATGAACCCGGCGGATGCAGCTAAAAGGGGTATCCGGGATGGAGACCTGGTGCGGGTCTTTAATGACCGGGGGGAAGTGATCTTGCCGGTGAAGGTGACCCCCCGGATCATGCCGCAAGTGGTGAGCATGCCCCAAGGCGCCTGGTGGACCCCCGATGCTCATGGGGTAGACCGGGGAGGTTGTATTAATGTGCTGACTAAATACCGTCCTACGCCTTTGGCCCGGGGCAACCCCCAGCATACCAATTTGGTAGAGGTGGCAAAGGCCGGGGGCCAAGAGGCAGGGAGGTGA
- the dmsB gene encoding dimethylsulfoxide reductase subunit B: MGKRQLGFYLDQQHCTGCATCQVACKDKHDLPPGQFFRRVWETVGGSFRAKGETVKAGVYAYWVSLSCNHCRAPLCVDHCPAGAMQKREADGIVFVDRDRCIGCRRCAAGCPYGAPVYDPGEGKTGKCDFCRDLLARGKPPACVAACPNGALDWGPVEELAAQYGGVNGIKGMPDPAVTLPSLLLKPHRDAAL, from the coding sequence ATGGGCAAAAGGCAGCTTGGTTTTTACCTGGACCAGCAGCACTGTACCGGGTGCGCCACCTGCCAGGTGGCATGCAAGGATAAGCATGATTTGCCGCCGGGACAGTTTTTCCGCCGTGTTTGGGAAACAGTCGGCGGGAGCTTTCGAGCAAAGGGTGAGACGGTGAAGGCCGGGGTTTATGCTTACTGGGTCTCCTTGAGCTGCAACCATTGCCGGGCGCCTCTGTGTGTCGATCACTGCCCCGCCGGCGCCATGCAAAAAAGGGAAGCAGACGGCATTGTCTTCGTAGACCGGGACCGGTGTATTGGCTGCCGCCGTTGTGCTGCCGGCTGTCCCTACGGTGCCCCGGTGTATGACCCGGGTGAGGGCAAGACCGGCAAGTGTGATTTCTGCCGGGATTTGCTGGCCCGGGGAAAACCGCCTGCCTGCGTGGCAGCGTGCCCTAACGGGGCTTTGGATTGGGGCCCGGTGGAGGAACTGGCAGCACAATACGGGGGTGTTAACGGGATCAAAGGGATGCCGGACCCCGCCGTTACTTTACCGTCCCTGCTGCTTAAACCCCACCGGGATGCCGCCCTCTAA
- the scfA gene encoding six-cysteine peptide SCIFF has product MKKHIVTVAAPKLQETAKTGGCGRCKVSCQSACKTSCTVGNQVCAR; this is encoded by the coding sequence GTGAAAAAACATATTGTGACTGTGGCTGCGCCGAAGCTGCAGGAAACGGCTAAGACCGGAGGATGCGGGCGGTGCAAAGTCTCCTGTCAATCAGCTTGCAAAACTTCCTGCACCGTAGGCAACCAGGTATGTGCCAGATAA